A single genomic interval of Armigeres subalbatus isolate Guangzhou_Male chromosome 1, GZ_Asu_2, whole genome shotgun sequence harbors:
- the LOC134206477 gene encoding uncharacterized protein LOC134206477: MRSSKITDVVNIERGRDNPILMNFQNAEMGYKNDSQIRCFRAEDTNRSSPDGGPSRMAVVVSNQDAYRGYLGENLPSDLMDTYVAIRNKRTGKMRLIQLEECTMLNSCFDDNRNTLQEEKNTNTLMRKFGGKNAIRALERYERANNNIDVMSEAIDQTVIQFDDEQFTEDNSFAKNKVEGELILASMKPPRNPEAKSPAEVYRLEDMLSEPVRENLKTVGLGFMKKEPESLELANVYLTNKVKTALQSKEPDSDENVRALQICLYMDALCRLLTNNGSNFDKIVYSPYSNNLFREIKQNFSQVNKFQPTKTKYTTHKAMTYYLALAFILEGGAINVDQLHGGLNITRNDLLKFASFIGVSFNSTKNTLTLRMTESSSSGRSSFRRFGKRK; this comes from the coding sequence TGAACTTCCAGAACGCCGAGATGGGCTACAAAAATGACAGCCAAATACGGTGCTTCCGAGCCGAGGACACAAACCGATCCAGTCCGGATGGTGGCCCGTCCCGCATGGCGGTGGTCGTCAGCAACCAGGACGCATACCGCGGCTATCTGGGCGAAAATCTCCCGTCCGACCTGATGGACACGTATGTCGCCATTCGGAACAAACGTACCGGCAAAATGCGTCTCATTCAGCTCGAGGAGTGCACCATGCTGAACTCCTGCTTCGACGACAACCGGAACACGCTTCAGGAGGAGAAAAACACGAACACTTTGATGCGCAAGTTTGGCGGAAAAAATGCGATTCGGGCCTTGGAACGGTACGAGCGTGCCAACAACAACATCGACGTCATGAGCGAAGCCATCGATCAGACGGTCATACAGTTCGACGACGAACAGTTCACCGAAGATAATTCCTTCGCCAAGAATAAGGTCGAAGGGGAGCTGATCCTGGCTAGTATGAAGCCGCCGCGCAATCCGGAAGCCAAATCACCCGCCGAGGTGTACCGTCTAGAGGATATGCTCTCGGAGCCGGTGCGTGAAAACTTGAAAACGGTTGGTCTGGGATTCATGAAGAAAGAGCCGGAGTCGCTGGAGTTGGCCAATGTCTATCTAACCAATAAGGTGAAGACGGCATTGCAGTCCAAAGAACCGGACTCGGATGAAAACGTGCGCGCGCTGCAAATTTGTCTGTACATGGACGCTCTGTGTCGTCTATTGACGAATAATGGCAGCAACTTCGACAAAATCGTTTATTCGCCTTATTCGAATAATTTGTTCAGGGAGATAAAGCAGAATTTCTCTCAAGTCAACAAGTTCCAACCGACTAAGACCAAGTACACCACACACAAGGCCATGACGTACTATCTGGCGCTGGCATTCATTTTGGAGGGTGGAGCGATAAATGTGGATCAGCTACACGGTGGGCTGAATATTACCCGCAATGACCTGTTGAAGTTCGCATCCTTCATCGGGGTATCGTTCAACTCGACGAAAAATACGTTGACACTGCGTATGACGGAGAGCAGCAGTTCTGGGAGGTCGTCATTCCGACGGTTCGGTAAGAGGAAGTAG